From the Thermovirga lienii DSM 17291 genome, one window contains:
- a CDS encoding proton-coupled thiamine transporter YuaJ (PFAM: Thiamine transporter protein (Thia_YuaJ)~TIGRFAM: putative proton-coupled thiamine transporter YuaJ~COGs: COG3859 membrane protein~InterPro IPR012651~KEGG: aco:Amico_0262 proton-coupled thiamine transporter YuaJ~PFAM: thiamine transporter YuaJ~SPTR: Proton-coupled thiamine transporter YuaJ;~TIGRFAM: proton-coupled thiamine transporter YuaJ), with translation MKDERIKLIIEGALAASFALALSYLRLWHMPQGGSVTLENVPILLFALRRGLKAGVGAGAIAGILQLILSGYVVHPVQALLDYPLAFGALGAAALIKKPLWGGLALGSGLRFLCHLLSGVVFFGSYAPEGTNVWVYSAVYNGSYMIPNLVLAVILTYLIWPRLKNL, from the coding sequence GTGAAAGACGAAAGGATAAAGCTCATAATAGAGGGAGCCCTTGCCGCTTCCTTCGCACTGGCCCTTTCGTATCTGAGGCTGTGGCACATGCCCCAAGGAGGCTCAGTAACTCTGGAAAACGTGCCCATACTCCTTTTTGCACTGCGCAGGGGGCTGAAAGCTGGAGTGGGCGCTGGAGCCATCGCAGGAATACTACAGCTGATCCTGAGTGGCTACGTGGTACATCCAGTGCAAGCCCTCTTGGATTACCCCTTGGCCTTCGGCGCATTAGGGGCTGCAGCCCTCATCAAAAAACCTCTCTGGGGAGGGCTGGCCTTAGGATCAGGGTTACGGTTTTTGTGTCATCTCCTTTCTGGAGTAGTCTTCTTCGGAAGCTACGCCCCGGAGGGAACCAACGTCTGGGTTTATTCCGCAGTGTACAACGGAAGTTACATGATCCCAAACTTGGTACTGGCCGTAATTTTAACCTACCTGATATGGCCGCGGCTCAAAAATCTGTAA
- a CDS encoding Pyridoxal-5'-phosphate-dependent protein beta subunit (PFAM: Pyridoxal-phosphate dependent enzyme~TIGRFAM: threonine synthase~COGs: COG0498 Threonine synthase~InterPro IPR001926: IPR000634~KEGG: aco:Amico_0072 threonine synthase~PFAM: Pyridoxal-5'-phosphate-dependent protein beta subunit~SPTR: Threonine synthase): MGLRIYCPECGKSYEPHLRPPRCLCGKPLSSTTDWQTLDMDSSKRGIFRYSSALPLVNEDLSMGEGGTPLIPALGRENLFLKLDFLCPTGSFKDRGAVMVVADAVEAGCDSLVIDSSGNAGASVAAYASRAGIKAHVVVPKGTSEVKKKQIAAFGACVVEVPGGRSDAAKKGLEMAEKMFYASHVWNPLFLEGTKTVAFEIWEQLGGVAPDAVLSPAGNGTMLLGLYKGFRELMKRCLTKRMPKIFAVQAEQCSPLYNAFTRQRKRIGKTIAEGIAVSDPPRLNEMLSAVRTTGGRVVVVSEEKIAAEQVRLAKEEGLLVEPTSAVAPAAEGILREKGLITASDLVVIPLTGSGMKKPPA; this comes from the coding sequence ATGGGACTTAGGATATATTGCCCCGAGTGCGGCAAAAGTTATGAACCTCATTTAAGACCTCCGAGATGTTTGTGCGGTAAGCCTCTTTCTTCGACTACTGATTGGCAGACCCTGGATATGGATTCCTCAAAGAGGGGTATATTCCGCTACTCATCAGCGCTGCCCCTAGTGAATGAAGATCTTTCCATGGGCGAGGGTGGGACCCCCTTGATTCCTGCCTTGGGGAGAGAGAATTTGTTCTTGAAGCTGGATTTTCTGTGCCCCACGGGCTCTTTCAAGGACAGAGGGGCCGTCATGGTAGTGGCGGATGCCGTAGAAGCTGGTTGCGATAGTTTAGTCATAGATTCCTCTGGCAACGCAGGAGCCTCAGTTGCAGCATACGCTTCCAGGGCCGGTATAAAGGCTCATGTGGTGGTCCCTAAAGGAACGTCTGAGGTGAAGAAGAAGCAGATTGCTGCCTTTGGAGCTTGTGTCGTAGAGGTGCCTGGAGGAAGGTCTGATGCGGCAAAGAAGGGGTTGGAGATGGCCGAAAAGATGTTTTACGCCAGCCATGTATGGAACCCCCTTTTCTTAGAAGGAACCAAGACAGTAGCCTTTGAAATCTGGGAGCAGCTTGGGGGGGTGGCGCCCGATGCGGTTTTGTCTCCAGCTGGCAATGGAACCATGCTCTTGGGGCTCTATAAAGGTTTCAGGGAGCTTATGAAAAGATGCTTAACGAAAAGGATGCCTAAGATATTTGCTGTGCAAGCAGAGCAGTGTAGTCCTCTTTACAATGCCTTCACCAGACAGAGGAAGAGAATAGGCAAGACTATTGCGGAGGGTATAGCCGTCTCAGACCCGCCTAGGCTTAACGAGATGCTTAGCGCTGTGCGTACTACTGGCGGAAGGGTAGTGGTGGTCTCTGAAGAAAAGATAGCAGCTGAACAGGTTAGGTTAGCCAAGGAAGAAGGATTATTGGTGGAGCCTACCTCGGCTGTAGCACCAGCGGCAGAGGGCATATTGAGGGAGAAGGGCCTTATAACAGCCAGTGACTTGGTGGTGATCCCTCTTACCGGTTCTGGCATGAAAAAGCCTCCGGCATAA